The Artemia franciscana unplaced genomic scaffold, ASM3288406v1 Scaffold_588, whole genome shotgun sequence genome contains a region encoding:
- the LOC136043418 gene encoding uncharacterized protein LOC136043418, producing MTTYKTLTKVKVNCSAYPDELPPKLIREYAPFIAKPLSVLIILCFRIGIFPAVWNKAYVRVIPKVTNPKSCDELRPISQTPCLAKVAETFIMRVLLDQIQGSIDQRQYGGLKDCNTSVYLVRMYDSLLKWVEKGHSFVDLGAIDFRKAFDLINHIVAALNLKLMGAKKKTLTLVLDFLSQRMHRVFALYEGDTNSEWSSSTCGALQGTKLAAIVFLSVINFLIADYDDRYKFVDDLSFILKYLVKNGVVTPQFSSNFFSVFTKECKELNLEINVNKSKIVRFNPLKSDIMEPNVPFPLANNIKILGVTFSNDFSFVRHIENVVKSANASLQTLNGMRRFSANTESIKYAYIAYVRPILEYACPVWVPSALRTVYLCQELESVQKRAVSIILGRRDIPYEKALEVLGLPSLQNRYETLIMNFGKYLLSKSQHCDILPDQPLPSRTRKQDKLVPVKARTNRYGNSFVAVFGKMYNKS from the coding sequence ATGACAACCTATAAGACACTGACGAAGGTGAAAGTAAACTGTTCAGCTTATCCAGACGAACTTCCACCCAAACTGATTCGAGAATACGCCCCTTTCATTGCAAAACCACTCTCAGTGCTGATAATACTCTGCTTTCGTATAGGGATCTTTCCAGCTGTTTGGAATAAAGCTTACGTCAGAGTAATTCCGAAGGTTACCAACCCTAAGAGCTGTGACGAACTTAGACCTATTTCGCAAACACCATGCCTGGCAAAAGTGGCCGAGACCTTTATCATGAGGGTCTTACTTGATCAAATCCAGGGATCTATCGACCAGAGACAATACGGCGGACTGAAAGACTGTAATACCTCAGTGTACCTAGTGAGGATGTACGATAGTCTCCTTAAGTGGGTCGAAAAAGGTCACAGTTTTGTAGACCTTGGTGCCATAGATTTCCGAAAGGCATTTGATCTAATCAATCATATTGTAGCTGCCCTTAATCTCAAGCTAATGGGGGCTAAGAAAAAGACTCTTACGCTCGTGTTGGACTTTCTCAGTCAGAGGATGCATCGTGTGTTTGCTCTCTACGAAGGTGACACCAATTCCGAATGGTCCTCATCCACCTGTGGAGCCCTTCAGGGCACTAAGCTTGCAGCTATTGTATTCTTGTCTGTAATTAACTTCCTCATAGCTGACTATGACGACCGCTACAAGTTCGTGGATGACCTGTCatttatcctgaaatatttagtaaaaaacGGAGTTGTGACGCCACagttcagttcaaattttttcagtgttttcacaaaAGAGTGCAAGGAGCTAAATCTTGAGATTAATGTGAACAAGTCGAAGATAGTGCGCTTTAACCCGCTAAAAAGTGATATTATGGAGCCAAATGTTCCATTCCCTCTAGCAAACAATATCAAAATCCTTGGAGTTACTTTTTCCAATGACTTCAGCTTTGTCAGACATATTGAAAACgtggttaaaagtgcaaacgctagtctacagactttaaacggtatgcgtaggttcagtgcaaacacagagagtattaagtatgcatacatagcgtatgtccgccccattctggaatatgcgtGTCCTGTTTGGGTGCCTTCTGCACTGagaacagtgtatctttgtcaggagcttgaatcggttcagaagcgagcggtatcgatcatcttgggccgccgtgacatcccctatgaaaaggctctggaagtgctaggactgccgtcactccaaaaccggtacgaaactctgataatgaATTTCGGAAAgtacttgctttctaaatctcagcactgtgacattctacctgatcaacctctaccatcaagaacgagaaagcaagacaagttagttcccgttaaagcaagaacaaaccgatatggtaattctttcgtcgCGGTTTTCGgcaaaatgtataataagagttaa